One genomic window of Evansella cellulosilytica DSM 2522 includes the following:
- a CDS encoding ABC transporter ATP-binding protein, with protein MLLKKLAEPFQHEKIDVTAVQQKQEGSKNKPRKSKNWAGTLSRIWSYLTQNKWKLVLVLIMVVISSVMALLGPFIVGMALDHYIVPQQFEGLGILLIGLLAVYMIHSISVWLQNFWMVRIAQNTVYTMRTNVFKHLHKLPIPYFDRKQHGELMSRVTNDMENVSTTLNTSVIQIFASILTLVGTISVMFYLSWILTLITLLVVPAMVFGMKWITKRTGVLFKAQQRNMGILNGHIQETMSGQRIIKTFSQEEKVIAEFKEKNDALKKSGFWAQTISGFIPKLMNFLNNLSFAIIAGVGALLAIVGDGIVTIGMIVIFVELSRQFTRPLNDLANQFNTLLSAIAGAERVFEVLDEDVEMLDEKEASELSNVIGEVQFENVSFSYEDDEDTVNNISFHAKPGETIAFVGPTGAGKTTMINLLSRFYDKASGRIYIDGKEIQSIKRESLRKHMAFVLQDSFLFEGSIRENIRYGRLTASDREIEEAAKQANAHSFIMKLPEKYDTVLSPDGGGISQGQKQLLSIARAILANPKILILDEATSSIDTVTEIRIQEALQRLMEGRTSFVIAHRLNTIQKADNIIVLKEGEIFEQGSHDELLKQQGFYADLYHSQLKTRLHG; from the coding sequence ATGCTACTAAAAAAACTCGCTGAGCCTTTCCAGCATGAAAAAATAGATGTAACAGCTGTTCAACAGAAGCAGGAAGGGAGCAAAAACAAGCCCCGCAAATCAAAAAATTGGGCAGGTACATTAAGCAGAATTTGGAGCTATTTAACACAAAATAAATGGAAACTCGTTCTTGTTTTAATCATGGTCGTCATTAGCTCTGTTATGGCCTTACTTGGTCCATTTATTGTAGGGATGGCACTCGATCATTACATTGTCCCCCAACAATTTGAAGGATTAGGAATATTACTTATAGGACTTTTAGCAGTATATATGATTCATTCTATATCGGTTTGGCTACAAAACTTTTGGATGGTCAGGATTGCACAAAATACGGTATATACGATGCGAACGAATGTATTTAAACACCTTCATAAACTGCCGATACCTTATTTTGATCGAAAACAGCACGGTGAACTAATGAGCCGAGTAACAAATGATATGGAAAACGTAAGTACGACGCTCAATACTTCTGTCATTCAAATCTTTGCAAGTATATTAACCCTTGTTGGTACCATCTCTGTGATGTTTTATTTAAGCTGGATTTTAACTCTTATTACCTTATTAGTAGTGCCAGCAATGGTATTTGGAATGAAGTGGATTACAAAGCGTACTGGCGTGCTATTCAAAGCCCAGCAAAGAAACATGGGTATTTTAAACGGACACATACAAGAAACGATGTCCGGACAAAGAATAATAAAAACTTTTTCACAAGAAGAAAAGGTCATTGCTGAATTTAAAGAGAAAAATGATGCGTTAAAGAAATCAGGATTTTGGGCTCAGACTATTTCGGGGTTCATCCCAAAGCTGATGAACTTTTTAAATAATTTAAGCTTTGCGATCATCGCTGGAGTAGGTGCATTACTGGCGATAGTCGGGGATGGTATTGTAACGATTGGTATGATTGTCATATTTGTAGAGCTATCACGTCAGTTTACGAGACCGTTAAATGATCTTGCCAACCAGTTTAATACACTTTTATCTGCAATCGCAGGTGCGGAACGCGTCTTTGAGGTGTTAGATGAAGACGTAGAAATGCTCGATGAAAAAGAAGCTAGCGAGCTTTCAAATGTCATTGGAGAAGTACAGTTTGAAAATGTATCCTTTTCTTATGAGGATGATGAGGATACAGTAAATAACATTAGTTTTCATGCAAAACCTGGTGAAACAATTGCGTTTGTAGGACCAACCGGAGCAGGGAAAACAACGATGATTAACCTCCTATCCCGTTTTTACGATAAAGCTAGTGGAAGAATTTATATTGATGGGAAAGAGATTCAATCTATTAAAAGAGAAAGCCTGCGCAAGCATATGGCATTCGTGCTTCAAGATTCGTTCTTGTTTGAAGGCTCTATTCGAGAAAATATTCGTTATGGAAGACTCACGGCCTCCGATCGAGAAATAGAAGAAGCGGCAAAGCAAGCAAATGCGCACTCTTTCATTATGAAGCTACCAGAAAAGTATGATACAGTATTGAGCCCAGACGGAGGCGGAATTAGCCAAGGACAGAAGCAATTATTGTCGATCGCACGTGCAATATTAGCTAACCCTAAAATTCTCATTCTTGATGAAGCGACAAGTAGTATTGATACTGTAACCGAAATAAGAATTCAAGAAGCGTTACAACGATTAATGGAAGGTAGAACGAGCTTTGTCATTGCACACCGACTTAATACTATTCAAAAGGCCGACAACATTATCGTATTAAAGGAAGGGGAAATTTTTGAACAAGGCTCACATGACGAATTGCTAAAGCAACAAGGTTTTTATGCAGATTTATATCATAGCCAATTAAAAACGAGATTGCATGGCTAG